One Xiphophorus maculatus strain JP 163 A chromosome 10, X_maculatus-5.0-male, whole genome shotgun sequence genomic region harbors:
- the LOC102231122 gene encoding SPRY domain-containing SOCS box protein 3-like isoform X1, whose amino-acid sequence MASSSAASWSSGFMLAFCRAAMLRRSRSGKTRHVAWSETWQDADVMTATDREEWDSQSVTQIGDLESEADQLVGTGSEVVVLPFAVPGKRESFSICEPQEELNPSLWAADDKEVDQVFDWVWDERCKSSGASLSCDDRKVSFHSDYSCGTAAIRGNRELSEGQHYWEVKMTSPVYGTDMMVGVGTSEVNLDKFKFSFGSLLGHDEDSWGLSYTGLLQHKGDKVKFSPRFGQGSVIGVHLDTWHGTLTFYKNRHCIGVAATRLQSKKFYPMVCSTAAKSSMKVMCACYAPTSLQYLCCARLRQMLPSCPDVVDALQLPPGLRTVLQSQLDWVFALSSGPDPSEDDDCMQTSVPSSPSACAEPAPQDRPAACHCPPTPPSSDYDSCCSDPEDYQCKRCRWT is encoded by the exons ATGGCGTCCAGCTCGGCCGCCAGCTGGTCCTCAGGTTTTATGTTGGCCTTCTGCAGAGCCGCCATGCTGAGAAGAAGCCGGAGCGGCAAAACTCGACATGTGGCCTGGAGCGAAACCTGGCAGGACGCAGATGTCATGACAGCTACCGACAGGGAGGAGTGGGACAGCCAATCAGTGACTCAG ATCGGCGACCTGGAGTCTGAGGCGGATCAGCTGGTCGGAACCGGTTCTGAGGTTGTGGTTCTGCCTTTTGCTGTGCCAGGGAAGCGGGAATCGTTCTCCATCTGTGAGCCGCAGGAGGAGCTGAACCCGAGTTTATGGGCCGCTGACGACAAGGAGGTGGACCAGG TTTTTGACTGGGTTTGGGACGAGCGCTGCAAGTCGTCCGGCGCCTCCCTCAGCTGCGACGACAGGAAGGTGAGCTTCCACTCGGACTACAGCTGCGGCACGGCCGCCATCCGCGGCAACAGGGAGCTTTCAGAGGGCCAGCACTACTGGGAGGTGAAGATGACTTCTCCTGTCTACGGAACCGACATg ATGGTTGGGGTCGGAACCTCTGAGGTGAACCTGGATAAGTTCAAGTTCAGCTTTGGCAGCCTGCTGGGCCACGATGAGGACAGCTGGGGCCTCTCATACACAG GTCTGCTCCAACACAAAGGAGACAAAGTGAAGTTTTCCCCTCGGTTCGGTCAAGGCTCGGTCATAGGAGTTCACCTGGACACCTGGCACGGCACTTTGACCTTCTACAAGAATCGGCACTGCATAG GTGTGGCTGCTACCAGGCTGCAGAGCAAGAAGTTCTACCCGATGGTTTGTTCCACGGCCGCTAAGAGCAGCATGAAGGTGATGTGCGCCTGCTACGCGCCGACCTCCCTGCAGTACCTCTGCTGCGCCCGGCTGCGCCAGATGTTGCCCAGTTGCCCTGACGTGGTTGACGCATTGCAGCTGCCGCCGGGCCTGCGCACCGTCCTGCAGAGTCAACTGGACTGGGTGTTCGCCCTCAGCAGCGGCCCGGACCCGTCCGAGGACGATGACTGCATGCAGACAAGCGTGCCTTCCAGCCCAAGTGCCTGCGCCGAGCCGGCGCCTCAGGATCGGCCCGCAGCATGCCACTGTCCGCCGACTCCGCCGAGCAGCGACTACGACAGCTGCTGCTCCGACCCGGAGGATTATCAGTGCAAACGATGCCGCTGGACGTGA
- the LOC102231122 gene encoding SPRY domain-containing SOCS box protein 3-like isoform X2 encodes MSLCSTTFRETSVRAAMLRRSRSGKTRHVAWSETWQDADVMTATDREEWDSQSVTQIGDLESEADQLVGTGSEVVVLPFAVPGKRESFSICEPQEELNPSLWAADDKEVDQVFDWVWDERCKSSGASLSCDDRKVSFHSDYSCGTAAIRGNRELSEGQHYWEVKMTSPVYGTDMMVGVGTSEVNLDKFKFSFGSLLGHDEDSWGLSYTGLLQHKGDKVKFSPRFGQGSVIGVHLDTWHGTLTFYKNRHCIGVAATRLQSKKFYPMVCSTAAKSSMKVMCACYAPTSLQYLCCARLRQMLPSCPDVVDALQLPPGLRTVLQSQLDWVFALSSGPDPSEDDDCMQTSVPSSPSACAEPAPQDRPAACHCPPTPPSSDYDSCCSDPEDYQCKRCRWT; translated from the exons AGCCGCCATGCTGAGAAGAAGCCGGAGCGGCAAAACTCGACATGTGGCCTGGAGCGAAACCTGGCAGGACGCAGATGTCATGACAGCTACCGACAGGGAGGAGTGGGACAGCCAATCAGTGACTCAG ATCGGCGACCTGGAGTCTGAGGCGGATCAGCTGGTCGGAACCGGTTCTGAGGTTGTGGTTCTGCCTTTTGCTGTGCCAGGGAAGCGGGAATCGTTCTCCATCTGTGAGCCGCAGGAGGAGCTGAACCCGAGTTTATGGGCCGCTGACGACAAGGAGGTGGACCAGG TTTTTGACTGGGTTTGGGACGAGCGCTGCAAGTCGTCCGGCGCCTCCCTCAGCTGCGACGACAGGAAGGTGAGCTTCCACTCGGACTACAGCTGCGGCACGGCCGCCATCCGCGGCAACAGGGAGCTTTCAGAGGGCCAGCACTACTGGGAGGTGAAGATGACTTCTCCTGTCTACGGAACCGACATg ATGGTTGGGGTCGGAACCTCTGAGGTGAACCTGGATAAGTTCAAGTTCAGCTTTGGCAGCCTGCTGGGCCACGATGAGGACAGCTGGGGCCTCTCATACACAG GTCTGCTCCAACACAAAGGAGACAAAGTGAAGTTTTCCCCTCGGTTCGGTCAAGGCTCGGTCATAGGAGTTCACCTGGACACCTGGCACGGCACTTTGACCTTCTACAAGAATCGGCACTGCATAG GTGTGGCTGCTACCAGGCTGCAGAGCAAGAAGTTCTACCCGATGGTTTGTTCCACGGCCGCTAAGAGCAGCATGAAGGTGATGTGCGCCTGCTACGCGCCGACCTCCCTGCAGTACCTCTGCTGCGCCCGGCTGCGCCAGATGTTGCCCAGTTGCCCTGACGTGGTTGACGCATTGCAGCTGCCGCCGGGCCTGCGCACCGTCCTGCAGAGTCAACTGGACTGGGTGTTCGCCCTCAGCAGCGGCCCGGACCCGTCCGAGGACGATGACTGCATGCAGACAAGCGTGCCTTCCAGCCCAAGTGCCTGCGCCGAGCCGGCGCCTCAGGATCGGCCCGCAGCATGCCACTGTCCGCCGACTCCGCCGAGCAGCGACTACGACAGCTGCTGCTCCGACCCGGAGGATTATCAGTGCAAACGATGCCGCTGGACGTGA